From a single Nocardioides exalbidus genomic region:
- a CDS encoding biotin transporter BioY: MSTRRNPGTDIALIAAFAALVAACALLPAIKVAGPVPITLQTFAVLLSGAVLGSRPGFLAVLLYVAGGAAGLPIFSGGAAGLAVLTGPTAGYLVGFVFAAALCGAIVERLPRRSLVSPVAIFCAGLLSSALFIHTLGMAGLVLRADLTWGQAWDIDKIFWIGDLLKNVAMALVATAVHRAFPDLLGRPVTATAEARPQGTPAT; this comes from the coding sequence ATGAGCACTCGTCGCAACCCCGGCACCGACATCGCCCTGATCGCCGCGTTCGCCGCCCTCGTCGCGGCCTGTGCCCTGCTGCCCGCGATCAAGGTCGCCGGCCCGGTGCCGATCACCCTGCAGACCTTCGCGGTGCTGCTCTCCGGCGCGGTGCTCGGCAGCCGCCCCGGCTTCCTCGCCGTCCTGCTCTACGTCGCCGGCGGCGCCGCCGGGCTGCCGATCTTCTCCGGCGGAGCGGCCGGCCTTGCGGTGCTGACGGGCCCGACCGCGGGCTACCTCGTCGGGTTCGTCTTCGCCGCCGCGCTCTGCGGCGCGATCGTCGAGCGGCTCCCCCGCCGCTCGCTCGTCAGCCCGGTCGCCATCTTCTGCGCCGGCCTGCTCAGCTCGGCACTGTTCATCCACACGCTCGGCATGGCCGGTCTCGTGCTCCGTGCCGACCTCACGTGGGGCCAGGCGTGGGACATCGACAAGATCTTCTGGATCGGCGACCTGCTCAAGAACGTCGCGATGGCGCTCGTCGCCACCGCCGTCCACCGCGCCTTCCCCGACCTGCTCGGCCGGCCGGTCACCGCGACCGCCGAGGCGCGGCCCCAGGGCACGCCCGCCACGTGA
- a CDS encoding VOC family protein, producing the protein MAAMGQLTPYLCVADARAAIEWYVDVLGAEVVLEPILMDDGRVGHVELAVGGGRWMMSDEFDSAGVAAPDASRGASVSLHLEVDDVDTVCGRVVASGVTLDRGPEDSPPAGRVAVFRDPFGHRWFVNRPTG; encoded by the coding sequence ATGGCTGCCATGGGCCAGCTGACGCCGTACCTCTGCGTGGCGGACGCGCGTGCCGCGATCGAGTGGTACGTCGACGTCCTGGGCGCCGAGGTCGTCCTCGAGCCGATCCTGATGGACGACGGCCGCGTCGGCCACGTCGAGCTCGCCGTCGGTGGCGGTCGCTGGATGATGTCGGACGAGTTCGACTCCGCCGGGGTCGCGGCGCCCGACGCCTCCCGCGGTGCGAGCGTCTCGCTCCACCTCGAGGTCGACGACGTCGACACGGTGTGCGGCCGCGTCGTCGCGTCGGGCGTGACGCTCGACCGCGGCCCCGAGGACAGCCCGCCCGCCGGTCGGGTGGCGGTCTTCCGCGACCCCTTCGGGCACCGCTGGTTCGTCAACCGGCCGACGGGCTGA
- a CDS encoding TetR/AcrR family transcriptional regulator, producing the protein MPHHRSDVLDHAISLLDRGGLASLTMRRLGTELEVQPSAIYHHFESKQVLLAAV; encoded by the coding sequence GTGCCCCACCACCGCTCCGACGTGCTCGACCACGCGATCTCGCTGCTCGATCGGGGCGGCCTGGCGTCGCTGACCATGCGCCGGCTCGGCACCGAGCTCGAGGTGCAGCCGAGCGCGATCTACCACCACTTCGAGAGCAAGCAGGTGCTGCTCGCCGCCGT
- a CDS encoding energy-coupling factor ABC transporter ATP-binding protein, with the protein MSEIRLEQVTVTVPTHDGTREILHETTLHLTERRVALIGPNGSGKSTLARLVNGLVPATTGRVLVDGLDVAREGRDVRRRVGFMFTDPAAQLVMPTAREDVALSLRRQVKDKADRLARADRVLADHGLEGFGDRSVHALSGGEGQLLALAGVLATEPSILVADEPTTLLDLGNSRRIGELLLGLSQQVVVVTHDLELAARCDRALLVRHGRVELDGDPADVVEHYRRSA; encoded by the coding sequence GTGAGCGAGATCCGCCTCGAGCAGGTCACCGTCACGGTCCCGACCCACGACGGCACCCGCGAGATCCTCCACGAGACGACGCTCCACCTCACCGAGCGGAGGGTCGCCCTGATCGGACCCAACGGCTCGGGCAAGTCGACCCTCGCCCGGCTCGTCAACGGGCTGGTCCCCGCGACCACCGGCCGCGTGCTCGTCGACGGCCTCGACGTGGCACGGGAGGGACGCGACGTACGACGCCGGGTGGGGTTCATGTTCACCGACCCCGCCGCGCAGCTGGTGATGCCGACCGCGCGCGAGGACGTGGCACTATCGCTGCGACGCCAGGTGAAGGACAAGGCGGACCGGCTGGCCCGGGCCGACCGGGTCCTCGCGGACCACGGGCTCGAGGGCTTCGGCGACCGCAGCGTGCACGCGCTGTCCGGCGGCGAGGGCCAGCTGCTCGCGCTCGCCGGCGTGCTCGCGACCGAGCCGTCGATCCTCGTGGCCGACGAGCCGACCACCCTGCTCGACCTCGGCAACAGCCGGAGGATCGGCGAGCTGCTGCTCGGCCTCTCCCAGCAGGTCGTCGTCGTCACCCACGACCTCGAGCTCGCCGCGCGGTGCGACCGTGCGCTGCTGGTGCGCCACGGCCGGGTGGAGCTCGACGGAGACCCGGCCGACGTGGTCGAGCACTACCGGCGGTCGGCGTGA
- a CDS encoding energy-coupling factor transporter transmembrane component T family protein encodes MSAQLLGLHQPGTTPLHRLPAGAKLLGLMVASLVVVVVRGPGSAVAFLAVAAGLLVWSGARLGLTLRAMRWLLLTAAILGAWTVWQNGWPRAVEVVGDLVALILLATTLTVTTPVDEVLDAVSRGLQPLRRVGVDPEAVALAFSLMLRAIPTTIMLAEESRDAAVARGLERSPRARLIPFVIRVVARARDTGDALHARGIGD; translated from the coding sequence GTGAGCGCCCAGCTGCTCGGCCTGCACCAGCCCGGTACGACGCCCCTGCACCGGCTCCCGGCCGGCGCGAAGCTGCTCGGCCTGATGGTCGCCAGCCTCGTCGTGGTCGTCGTACGCGGGCCGGGGTCGGCGGTCGCGTTCCTGGCTGTCGCGGCCGGGCTGCTGGTGTGGTCGGGTGCCCGGCTCGGGCTCACCCTCCGGGCGATGCGGTGGCTGCTGCTGACGGCGGCGATCCTCGGCGCGTGGACGGTGTGGCAGAACGGCTGGCCGCGCGCGGTCGAGGTCGTCGGAGACCTGGTCGCGCTGATCCTGCTCGCGACGACGCTGACCGTGACGACGCCGGTCGACGAGGTGCTCGACGCGGTGTCACGCGGGTTGCAACCGTTGCGGCGGGTCGGGGTCGATCCCGAGGCAGTGGCCCTGGCCTTCTCGCTGATGCTGCGGGCGATCCCGACCACGATCATGCTGGCCGAGGAGTCGCGCGACGCCGCCGTCGCGCGGGGTCTCGAGCGCTCACCCCGGGCTCGGTTGATCCCCTTCGTGATCCGCGTCGTCGCCCGGGCCCGCGACACCGGCGACGCGCTCCACGCGCGCGGGATCGGCGACTGA